The region CGAAACATTGCCCCAATCGCCAGAGAAAGTGTACTTAGCGATAACGTCTGGCACTGAGTCTTGGCTTGAGTCGCCGCGATCTGATTCTGGGTTTTCGATTGCTAGCTGCAATCCGCCTTTGGTGTATCTAATTTGCCCCTGGCGAATAAAGGCAACTGAGTTCAATGGCCCGGCGAAATCAGCAGCTTCTGCCAAGGCACTGGTGTTTACAAAGGTCGACCAAGTTTGTCCGACAAGGAAATCTTGGTATTTGATAAACGCATGTCGAATCCGAGGGTTTGATGAATTGGACACAATTTCGTTACCGCCACCGCCATGGAAGTCCATTTCAATAAAGCCAGTGACATCACCGCGCACATATTTCGTATTGAAGCGTGTTTCCGTCGCCCGAAAGCTGAATCTGGAAATATCACCGACATTACCTAAGCCCACCCAATAGTCGTTGGTGATACTGTTGACATTACCATCAACGTAGCGCGCATCGAGTTTGATATAGCCACCAAAGGTGAGGGTGTCTTGATCGGTTATTTTGACTTCATAACCGGCATTTGCCTGTGATGAGGCTGCCAATATGCCTGCCACCAGTAGTGACTTGTGAAATGTTTTCATCTTTATCTCCCATTGCTATCAGCGCTGAGATTGGAGGTAAAGCATCAATCTACGGGCTAAATTCGCTGTTGTCGTTGTTTTATCTTGTTTAGCTTTTTTGTCTGGTTTGGGGTGATATGCGTTGCGCGATCAAACATCGCGCAGTTGCTGTGCCATTGCTGTCGCTGGCTATTCTTCCAGCGTGCTTAAATCACCTTCATCTTGGCCAAGCGCTCGTGCTTTGAGTACGCGTCGCATAATTTTCCCAGAACGTGTTTTCGGCAAACTGTCAACGAACTCAACGGCTTCTGGCGTGGCGATTTTGCCCATTTCGTTTGCGACATGCGCTTTGAGGGCAAGTGCTAATTCTTTGGATGGTGTATTCCCTTGTTTGAGAATGACATAAGTGTGAATGGCATTACCTTTGAGTTCGTGCGGTAAGCCAACAGCGGCCGCTTCACTGACTTCTGGATGGCTGACCAAGGCGCTTTCTATCTCGGCGGTACCTAATCGATAACCACTGACTTTCAATACTTCATCCATGCGACCAATCACCCAGATATAACCATCTTCATCTTTTTTCGCACTGTCACCAGCGAGATAGCGCCAATTGCCGTCATCTGTTTGCTTCCAGTACAATTCTTGATAGCGTGCTGGATCTTTGAATATCGTGCGCGCCATACCGGGCCAAGGGTTGTTGATGATCAACTTGCCTTCGTCATTGGTCTCCACTTCATTACCATCATCATCAACAATGGTCATTTCGTTGCCAAAGAAAGGCTTAGTAGCTGAGCCGGGTTTGAGTGGCGTGATCGGTAGTGGGCAAATCATAAAGCCGCCCGTTTCGGTTTGCCACCAAGTGTCGATGATTGGGCATTTGTCTTGGCCAATCACATGGTGATACCAGCGCCATGCTTCCGGGTTAATGGGTTCGCCAACACTGCCCAGCAAACGCAAACTGGATAAGTCGTGCTTTTGTGGCCAGCGATCGCCAAAGCGCATCAATCCGCGAATCGCCGTTGGCGAGGTATACAAAATATTGATGCCGTAATTTTCGATGATTTGCCACCAGCGATTGGGGTAAGGATAGTTTGGCGCGCCCTCGTAGAGCATAATGGTGGCGCCGTTAATCAAAGGGCCGTAAACGATATAACTATGACCGGTAATCCAGCCTGGGTCGGCGGCACACCACCAGCGGTCTTGTGGCTTTATATCAAATGCCATACGGTGTGTCGTTGAGGTGTATACCGCGTAGCCGCCATGCGTATGCAACATGCCTTTGGGCTTACCTGTGGTGCCTGAGGTGTACAAGATAAACAGCGGATCTTCTGCGGATGTTTGCTCGGTGTCGCATTTGCTGCTGGCGATTGGTAGGGCTTTTAAGTCGTGTAGCCAAAAATCACGGGTTGGCTCCATCTCAACGTCAAGCTCGTTATTTTTGACACAAATACACACCTCAATACTGGGTGAACGCATCATGGCATCGTTGGCAATGGATTTTAAATCAATGGCCTTGCCACGACGCCAGCCGCCATCGGCGGTGAGCAATACCCGAGATTGTGCATCGTCTATTCGCGATGCCAGTGCTTCGGTGCTAAAGCCGCCGTAAACCACCGAGTGAACCGCACCAATTTTGGCGCAAGCTAACATGGCAAACACTAGCTCAGGGATTTGCGGCATGTAAATGGTGACGATGTCGCCTTTGCTTACGCCCATGCTTTTGAGCACATTGGCAAACTGGCACACTTCGCGGTTTAGGCCATTGTAGGAAAAGTTGCGCACTTGGCCGTTTTCACCTTCCCAAATAATTGCCATTTTGTTGCGATTGGCATTGTTCAAGTGTCGATCAATCGCGTTGTCAACAATATTGATGGCACCGCCGTCAAACCATTTGTAGAAAGGCGCATTAGATTCATCTAACACTGTGTCCCATTTTTTATACCAGCTTAGGGTTTCAGCTTGCTCTGCCCAGAACCCTTCGCGATCTTGGATAGAGCGCGCATAAGTTTCGTCATAGTCTTGGACATTAGCTTGGGCGATAACCTCGGCGCTTGGGTGAAAAATGTCGTTTGGCTTTGTTGTACTCATAATAATTCTCTACTTGCTAATATCTGCTGGTTCAGTTTTTTGCTGATTAGCTTTAAGGTAGAGAGAGTTTGCGCATTTATGAATTAGACCTAAGTCTAAGATTGTCCCATACAGGGTTAGACTTTAGTCGTAGCGAGCAACAAATTGCGGTGAGTTTGTCGCGACTTTACATGATGAAATAACACTTTTTATGAAGAACTTAACGCAAGAATTTTGCTAGCGAAGTGGTGTCCTGATGGTGGTGCGCCAGTTCTGCTAATAGTAGCTCTGCGGTGGCGACCGCATCGTTTAACGCATTATGAGCATAGTGACTTGGCAACTGGTAGCTGGCGCGTAAATTGGTGAGTCGAAGCGCAGAGGGGTCATAAGCCGCTTGTCGCTGATCAAGTCGTTTTTTGGCCAGTGC is a window of Thalassotalea euphylliae DNA encoding:
- a CDS encoding DcaP family trimeric outer membrane transporter is translated as MKTFHKSLLVAGILAASSQANAGYEVKITDQDTLTFGGYIKLDARYVDGNVNSITNDYWVGLGNVGDISRFSFRATETRFNTKYVRGDVTGFIEMDFHGGGGNEIVSNSSNPRIRHAFIKYQDFLVGQTWSTFVNTSALAEAADFAGPLNSVAFIRQGQIRYTKGGLQLAIENPESDRGDSSQDSVPDVIAKYTFSGDWGNVSVAGLARQLNTVGGNSESAFGYGIAGRVKTFGRDDIRFQLHGGETGRYVGVVAARDLVGEEVEESTSVMVAYRHFWFDDYRSNIFYGKTTTDVADAERIHWGINIFNNLTQHLSWGFEIGNFEQKDSNADSDYAQLSVKYVL
- the acs gene encoding acetate--CoA ligase, with product MSTTKPNDIFHPSAEVIAQANVQDYDETYARSIQDREGFWAEQAETLSWYKKWDTVLDESNAPFYKWFDGGAINIVDNAIDRHLNNANRNKMAIIWEGENGQVRNFSYNGLNREVCQFANVLKSMGVSKGDIVTIYMPQIPELVFAMLACAKIGAVHSVVYGGFSTEALASRIDDAQSRVLLTADGGWRRGKAIDLKSIANDAMMRSPSIEVCICVKNNELDVEMEPTRDFWLHDLKALPIASSKCDTEQTSAEDPLFILYTSGTTGKPKGMLHTHGGYAVYTSTTHRMAFDIKPQDRWWCAADPGWITGHSYIVYGPLINGATIMLYEGAPNYPYPNRWWQIIENYGINILYTSPTAIRGLMRFGDRWPQKHDLSSLRLLGSVGEPINPEAWRWYHHVIGQDKCPIIDTWWQTETGGFMICPLPITPLKPGSATKPFFGNEMTIVDDDGNEVETNDEGKLIINNPWPGMARTIFKDPARYQELYWKQTDDGNWRYLAGDSAKKDEDGYIWVIGRMDEVLKVSGYRLGTAEIESALVSHPEVSEAAAVGLPHELKGNAIHTYVILKQGNTPSKELALALKAHVANEMGKIATPEAVEFVDSLPKTRSGKIMRRVLKARALGQDEGDLSTLEE